CGAAAGCACAATGGCAAATGCGACGATAAGCATGATATACAGTCCCATCTGCTTATAGACGTCCCGCGCATACGCGGCCATGACAAGGTCGGTCACCGTGACCCAGGTGGCGATAATGAACATGTACGAAGGAATACGGACCTTCGGGTTAATAAATTTTCGGAGAAGGGAAACGGTGGCATTGACCATGGTCATCACGAAGAGCACGGCCACTCCCATAAGAAATCCGTTCTTCACGCCGCTCGTAACAGCTACGGCTGGACAGAGGGAGAGTGCCAGTCTGAAAACAGGGTTTTCACCGAAGATGCCATTTTTGATGATGGTCCCGTAATTGACGTTGCTCATGGTGCCACCCCCTGCGCCGCGGACTTAATCCCTGAACCATACGTATCGACAAGTGTCTGCACTGCGTCCTTCACGCCATTGGTTACTGCACGGCTCGAGATCGTTGCTCCTGAAATTGCCTGAATGTTCTCCTTGGTTTCCGTTTTCAGGAGAATGAGCTGCGAAAGTGCTTTGCCCTTGAACTGGTCGAGAAAAAGCGTCCGGTCCTCTACCTGATCGCCCAAACCGGGCGTCTCGCCATGGTGCAGTATCTTGACCTCCCTGATTTTCAGATCGGGGTCCAACGACACGAGCATGGCGATAAAGCTTGAATATCCCTTGCCTGCCGTGCTGGATATATAGGCCACCGGCTTCCCCTGAGAGGTCGCCCGATAATATTCGTAGGGTTTGCCATGACTGCTGCTCCAGGTCCCCGCGGGAATGATCGGGTCTGTCGCATCAGGAGCCATTTGCTTCAGCGCTTCTTCCTTTTCCTTCTTTTCAGCGATAAAACGCACCGGCGAAGTGTATTTATACGTAACGCCCATGATGATACCCGCTGCAATAAAGATTGCGACAAGGCTGAGGGTTATCTTGATCATCTCCTTCATTTCTTCACCCCCGCGGCCTTTACCTTGCCGAAAACGCGACTCCGCATGCCCCGGTCAAGAAGCGGTGCAAAGCAGTTCATAAGCAGGATCGCGAACATCACGCCTTCGGGATACCCGCCCTTGAGCCGAATGAGCACCGTAAGAACACCGCACGCGACGCCGAACACGACCTGGGCGCTGCGGACCGAGGGACCGGTCACATAGTCTGTGGCCATGAAGAATGCGCCGAGAATAAGGCCACCGGACATCATATGGAAGATCGCATCTCCGGACATCAGGCCCTCTTTCCCCCCGAACAACCAGGAAAGAACCCCGACGGTCGCAACGAATGATATCGGGACATGCCAGGTGATATATCTCTTCATCAAGAGGAAGCCAGCACCGAGCAAGAGCGCGATCACCGAGGTCTCTCCGAGGGATCCGGCCCTGTTCCCGATAAAGAGGTCCTGATACAGTGCCATCTTGGTGTGATAGATCTCGAGAAGCTTCGAAATCCCTTCTTCTTTTAAGATGACCAGCGGGGTTGCCATGGTCTTCGCGTCCATATGCATAACGCTGGTTGGCACAAACGTCGTCATCAGTTTGGGAAAACTGATGAGAACAAAAGCCCGTCCGATGAGCGCCGGGTTGAATATATTGTACCCGAGCCCCCCAAACAGATGCTTCGTGATAACAATGGCGACGAACGATCCGACCGCGGGAATATACAGCGGCGCATTCGCCGGCAAATTCATGGCAAGAAGCAGACCGGTCAGGAAAGCGCTCCCATCGGACAGGGTGGCCGGTTTTTTCAACATCTTCTGCGTGACTGCTTCCGAGATCAGCGCCGAAAGGAGAGAGACAAGGATCACCATGACGGCCGGCATGCCGAAGAAGTACACCGACATCAGCGTAGCAGGCAGGAGCGCGCCGCTCACGGTCCACATGATCTTGGCAGTGTTCTCCTCGTCATGCATGTGAGGACCGATCGAGACGATCAGTTTTTGAGGTTCTTTCGGTTGTTCCTTGATTTGTTCCTTAGCGGGTGCTTCCATTATCTATACCTCATTCGGCCGGGATATTGTCCTGTTTACTCCAAACTGGTTCGACTCATGCTCACCATCATGAGCGACAGTCGAATGATCTGAACTCTGAACTAATTCTTTTTCTTCGCCAGTTCCTTTTTCGCCTTCTTCACCCACTGCACCATGGGCCGGTTGGCCGGACAGACAAACGTGCAGGAACCGCACTCAAAGCAGTCCATCAGGTTGTAATCTTTTGCCTCTTCGTAATGGCCCTTCTCAATATAGAGCCCGAGCAGAGACGGCTGCAGTTTCATGGGGCAGGCATCAATACACCGGCCGCAGCGAATACAGGGCCCGAAGGATTTTATACCCACCTCGGCTTTCGGGAGGACCGTAATCCCGGACGTGCCTTTGATCACGGGAACATCAAGCGTGTATTGGCTCATCCCCATCATGGGGCCGCCGGAGATCACCTTGGCCGCCTCGTCAGTAAGGCCGCCCGCTTCTTCGATAAGCTGGGAGAACTGCGTGCCGATCCGGACGAGGAAGTTTTTCGGGTCCTTGACCCCCCTGCCGGTCACGGTGACATAGCGCTCGATGAGCGGCTTGCCGTAGCGCACTGCATTGAAGATGGCCTCGGCCGTGCCCACGTTCTGCACCACCACACCAACGTCCATGGGCAGGCTGCCCGCGGGAACGGTCCTGCCCGCAATCGCTTTGATGAGCATCTTCTCAGCGCCCTGCGGGTACTTCACCTTGACAGGCCAAACCTTGATCTCTGGTGATCCCGCAGCAACCCTGGTCATGGTCTCGATAGCATCCGGCTTGTTTGCCTCGATTCCGATATATCCCTTGCTGACGTTCAGTATCCGCATAAGGATCTTGAGACCCTCAATGATCTCGTTCGGTCTTTCGAGCATGAGCCGGTGGTCGGAGGTCAGAAAGGGTTCGCACTCAGCGCCGTTCAGGATCACCACGTCGATCGGTTTCTCTTTGGGAGGAGAAAGCTTCACGTGTGTCGGGAACGTGGCCCCGCCCATGCCGACAATGCCGGCATCCAGCACAAGTTTTTTGAGTTCATCGGGGCTTAATACGTTGTAGTCAGGCGTTTCCTTGAGACCGGCCACCCACTCATCCTTGCCGTCACTCTCGATAATGATCGACGGCATGTCCGATCCAAGGATGTGCGGAAAATTGCCGATGGCCGTTACCTTGCCGGAGATCGATGCATGGACGGGTGCCGAGACAAAACCGGTGGTTTCACCGATCTTTTCTCCTTTTTTTACTTCCTGTCCAATAACGACGAGGGGCTTTGTGGGGGCGCCGATATGCTGGCTCAAGGGAATGATCGCGCGTTTGGGAATGGCTGCGGCAATGGTCGGTTTGTGTGCAGTCAGGTACTTATTATCAGCAGGATGCACACCTCCGCTGAATGTATCGCGCGCGTGTACTGTCGTAGCTTCCATTCTGTCTCACCTGCCATTATGTTATAACATTGAGATTACAGCTTGTGAAATTACCGCTTGAGAACTTCTACGAAAAGTAATGCGGTTAT
This genomic window from Nitrospirota bacterium contains:
- a CDS encoding RnfABCDGE type electron transport complex subunit D, with protein sequence MEAPAKEQIKEQPKEPQKLIVSIGPHMHDEENTAKIMWTVSGALLPATLMSVYFFGMPAVMVILVSLLSALISEAVTQKMLKKPATLSDGSAFLTGLLLAMNLPANAPLYIPAVGSFVAIVITKHLFGGLGYNIFNPALIGRAFVLISFPKLMTTFVPTSVMHMDAKTMATPLVILKEEGISKLLEIYHTKMALYQDLFIGNRAGSLGETSVIALLLGAGFLLMKRYITWHVPISFVATVGVLSWLFGGKEGLMSGDAIFHMMSGGLILGAFFMATDYVTGPSVRSAQVVFGVACGVLTVLIRLKGGYPEGVMFAILLMNCFAPLLDRGMRSRVFGKVKAAGVKK
- the rsxC gene encoding electron transport complex subunit RsxC — protein: MEATTVHARDTFSGGVHPADNKYLTAHKPTIAAAIPKRAIIPLSQHIGAPTKPLVVIGQEVKKGEKIGETTGFVSAPVHASISGKVTAIGNFPHILGSDMPSIIIESDGKDEWVAGLKETPDYNVLSPDELKKLVLDAGIVGMGGATFPTHVKLSPPKEKPIDVVILNGAECEPFLTSDHRLMLERPNEIIEGLKILMRILNVSKGYIGIEANKPDAIETMTRVAAGSPEIKVWPVKVKYPQGAEKMLIKAIAGRTVPAGSLPMDVGVVVQNVGTAEAIFNAVRYGKPLIERYVTVTGRGVKDPKNFLVRIGTQFSQLIEEAGGLTDEAAKVISGGPMMGMSQYTLDVPVIKGTSGITVLPKAEVGIKSFGPCIRCGRCIDACPMKLQPSLLGLYIEKGHYEEAKDYNLMDCFECGSCTFVCPANRPMVQWVKKAKKELAKKKN
- a CDS encoding RnfABCDGE type electron transport complex subunit G, translated to MKEMIKITLSLVAIFIAAGIIMGVTYKYTSPVRFIAEKKEKEEALKQMAPDATDPIIPAGTWSSSHGKPYEYYRATSQGKPVAYISSTAGKGYSSFIAMLVSLDPDLKIREVKILHHGETPGLGDQVEDRTLFLDQFKGKALSQLILLKTETKENIQAISGATISSRAVTNGVKDAVQTLVDTYGSGIKSAAQGVAP
- the rsxE gene encoding electron transport complex subunit RsxE, producing MSNVNYGTIIKNGIFGENPVFRLALSLCPAVAVTSGVKNGFLMGVAVLFVMTMVNATVSLLRKFINPKVRIPSYMFIIATWVTVTDLVMAAYARDVYKQMGLYIMLIVAFAIVLSRAEMFASKNKLLPSIVDGAAMGMGFLLALVLLGIFREFLGKGSLWGYQILVSDGKAIKPLLIMILPTGGFFAMGLMMGWLNWIDRKFFGGSGGGGGAHH